From a single Hymenobacter sp. YIM 151500-1 genomic region:
- the porQ gene encoding type IX secretion system protein PorQ yields the protein MTKPVRRIAGVGAGLSLVLIGLAPTAQAQIGGQRAFSFLNLPTSAKLAGLGGVNVSSRDADGTMLYGNPALLHADMDGRLALGYVDYLADIRQATTAYVFNTERAGRFGLGLTYMSYGKFEETDAAGNVIGEFSVNEYALSVADSYTSGSITVAGTLKLGVSGIAGNHSVAALADVGGLFKHPAQDFTVGLVVRNAGYQLKPYAGASREPMPLDVQLGTSFKPEHLPLRFSITAHHLQRLDIVYLDPNQRGQLDENGNEVKPKKSLGDKIARHFVVGGELLLSKNLNLRVGYNHLQRRELRLVNASGGAGFSVGAMLRLSEFQLDYTHAWTHVAGGANYLTVARNINALFQKQP from the coding sequence ATGACAAAACCAGTACGCCGTATTGCGGGGGTGGGCGCGGGCCTAAGCCTGGTGCTGATTGGGCTGGCCCCGACGGCCCAGGCGCAAATTGGCGGCCAGCGGGCCTTTTCCTTTCTCAACCTGCCCACCAGCGCCAAGCTGGCCGGGCTGGGCGGCGTCAACGTGTCGTCGCGCGACGCCGACGGCACCATGCTCTATGGCAACCCCGCCCTGCTCCACGCCGACATGGACGGCCGCCTGGCCCTGGGCTATGTCGATTATCTGGCCGACATTCGGCAGGCTACGACCGCTTACGTGTTCAACACCGAGCGGGCCGGCCGCTTCGGCCTGGGGCTGACGTACATGAGCTATGGCAAGTTTGAGGAGACGGACGCGGCCGGCAACGTCATCGGCGAGTTTTCGGTGAATGAGTACGCGCTGAGCGTGGCCGATTCGTACACCAGCGGCAGCATTACGGTGGCGGGCACGCTCAAGCTGGGCGTGTCGGGCATAGCCGGCAACCACTCGGTAGCGGCCCTGGCCGATGTAGGCGGCCTGTTCAAGCACCCAGCCCAGGATTTTACGGTGGGCCTGGTAGTGCGCAACGCCGGCTACCAGCTGAAGCCCTACGCCGGTGCCAGCCGGGAGCCTATGCCGCTCGATGTGCAGCTGGGCACTTCCTTCAAGCCCGAGCACCTGCCCCTGCGCTTTTCCATCACCGCCCACCATCTTCAGCGCCTCGACATTGTCTACCTCGACCCCAACCAGCGCGGGCAGCTCGATGAAAACGGCAACGAGGTAAAGCCCAAGAAAAGCCTGGGCGACAAAATTGCGCGCCACTTTGTGGTGGGCGGGGAGCTGCTGCTGAGCAAAAACCTGAACCTGCGCGTGGGCTACAACCACTTGCAGCGCCGCGAGCTGCGCCTGGTCAATGCCTCGGGTGGGGCAGGCTTTTCGGTGGGGGCCATGCTGCGGCTCAGCGAGTTCCAGCTCGACTACACCCACGCCTGGACCCACGTGGCCGGGGGCGCCAACTACCTGACCGTGGCCCGCAACATTAACGCGTTATTCCAGAAGCAGCCGTAG
- the hslU gene encoding ATP-dependent protease ATPase subunit HslU, which translates to MLDSAEFLTPAQIVAELDKYIIGQHDAKRHVAIALRNRWRRLHAPLEMQREIVPNNILMIGSTGVGKTEIARRLASISGAPFTKVEASKFTEVGYVGRDVESMVRDLVEQSVNMVRQRRKEEVKVQAAQAVEDLILDALIPPVTATSNTPKPALGFPIADSETPTSDYELNERTRERFREKIRAGEMDDRKIDIRVQQSNAPGIGVIGGPAGLDEASMAGLQDMLGSMLPKKTRKRKVTIAEARKILLDEEAAKLIDMDEVKDEAIRHAENAGIIFIDEIDKVASRSSKGGGGPDVSREGVQRDLLPIVEGSAVSTKYGIVHTDHILFIAAGAFHVSKPSDLIPELQGRFPIRVELQSLTKDDFFRILKDPKNALTKQYEALLQAEQVELSFDEAGLERLAEIAFEVNSEVENIGARRLHTVMSRLLNDILFDVPDRIGPHARILITRDLVEERLRDMVRNRDLSQYIL; encoded by the coding sequence ATGTTGGATTCAGCCGAATTCCTAACCCCGGCTCAGATTGTCGCCGAGCTGGATAAGTACATTATTGGGCAGCACGACGCCAAGCGGCACGTGGCCATTGCCCTGCGCAACCGGTGGCGCCGCCTGCACGCCCCCCTGGAAATGCAGCGCGAAATCGTGCCCAACAACATTCTGATGATTGGCTCCACGGGCGTGGGCAAAACCGAAATTGCCCGCCGCCTGGCCAGCATCTCCGGGGCACCCTTCACCAAAGTAGAAGCCTCTAAGTTTACGGAAGTCGGCTACGTGGGCCGCGACGTGGAGAGCATGGTGCGCGACCTGGTGGAGCAGTCCGTGAACATGGTCCGGCAGCGCCGCAAGGAGGAAGTGAAAGTGCAGGCCGCGCAGGCCGTCGAGGACCTGATTCTGGACGCCCTGATTCCGCCCGTAACCGCCACCAGCAACACCCCCAAGCCGGCGCTGGGCTTCCCTATTGCTGACTCCGAAACGCCGACTTCTGACTACGAGCTGAATGAGCGGACCCGGGAGCGGTTTCGGGAAAAAATTCGGGCCGGGGAGATGGACGACCGAAAAATCGATATTCGGGTGCAGCAAAGCAACGCGCCCGGCATTGGCGTCATCGGTGGCCCCGCGGGCCTCGATGAGGCTTCTATGGCTGGCTTGCAAGACATGCTGGGCTCCATGCTGCCCAAGAAAACCCGCAAGCGCAAAGTCACCATTGCCGAGGCCCGCAAGATTCTGCTCGATGAAGAAGCTGCCAAGCTCATCGACATGGACGAGGTGAAGGACGAAGCCATCCGTCACGCCGAAAACGCCGGTATCATCTTCATCGACGAAATCGACAAAGTAGCCAGCCGCAGTAGCAAGGGCGGCGGTGGCCCCGACGTGAGCCGTGAAGGCGTGCAGCGCGACCTGCTGCCCATCGTGGAAGGCTCGGCGGTGAGCACCAAGTACGGCATCGTCCACACCGACCATATCCTGTTCATTGCCGCCGGCGCCTTCCACGTCAGCAAGCCTTCCGACCTGATTCCGGAGTTGCAGGGCCGCTTTCCCATCCGCGTCGAGCTGCAAAGCCTCACTAAAGACGACTTTTTCCGCATTCTGAAAGACCCCAAAAACGCCCTCACCAAGCAGTACGAAGCCCTGCTGCAAGCCGAGCAAGTGGAGCTTAGCTTCGACGAAGCTGGCCTGGAGCGCCTGGCCGAAATTGCGTTTGAGGTCAACAGCGAAGTCGAAAATATCGGGGCCCGTCGCCTGCACACCGTCATGAGCCGCCTGCTCAACGACATTCTGTTCGACGTGCCAGACCGCATCGGCCCCCACGCCCGCATTCTTATCACCCGCGACCTGGTAGAAGAGCGCCTCCGCGACATGGTTCGCAACCGTGACCTAAGCCAATACATTCTATAG
- a CDS encoding SDR family NAD(P)-dependent oxidoreductase has product MHYYIITGASRGLGKALAEAVLRQSNTSVIGVSRHATIEHARYHHQPLDLSDMLAVQNNLHKVVPRWPDAESITLINNAAVLGEIGYLGEHQNEHFEFVFDVNVVAPAMLMNTFLSAYGGLTIPRTILNISSGAAQRAVDGWGAYSASKAALDALTRTAQKEQDLRGSNIRIRSLAPGILDTTMQEHIRHADAHSFSEAAKFRAFHAESKLAKPDEVAEKIVAWLQRPARVGEDVVLRVDTL; this is encoded by the coding sequence ATGCACTACTACATCATCACCGGTGCCAGCCGTGGGCTGGGCAAGGCCCTGGCCGAAGCCGTGTTGCGCCAGTCCAATACCTCGGTTATTGGCGTATCGCGCCATGCCACCATCGAGCACGCGCGGTACCACCACCAGCCACTTGACTTATCAGACATGCTGGCCGTGCAAAACAACCTGCACAAAGTAGTCCCCCGCTGGCCCGATGCGGAAAGCATTACCCTCATCAACAATGCCGCCGTGCTGGGCGAAATCGGCTATCTGGGGGAGCACCAGAATGAGCACTTTGAGTTTGTATTCGATGTCAATGTGGTGGCCCCCGCCATGCTGATGAACACCTTCCTCAGCGCCTACGGCGGCTTGACAATTCCGCGCACCATTCTCAACATCAGCAGCGGTGCTGCCCAGCGCGCCGTCGATGGCTGGGGCGCCTATTCCGCCTCCAAAGCCGCCCTCGACGCCCTCACCCGTACCGCCCAAAAGGAGCAGGACCTGCGCGGCAGCAACATCCGCATCCGCAGCCTCGCCCCCGGCATCCTCGACACCACCATGCAAGAGCACATCCGCCACGCCGATGCCCACAGCTTCAGCGAAGCCGCCAAGTTCAGGGCCTTCCACGCAGAAAGCAAACTGGCCAAGCCAGATGAGGTAGCAGAAAAAATCGTTGCCTGGCTGCAACGCCCGGCTCGGGTGGGAGAGGATGTGGTGCTTAGAGTGGATACACTGTAA
- a CDS encoding RagB/SusD family nutrient uptake outer membrane protein, whose product MNTTPLLRAVASAAFLLTLGFGVSSCEEVVDIKPLNSLDADAGFQSPEDVQAGLIGAYDALQSVNYWGLRYQLFAEMGADNVRHRGTFPSFAQIFNNQILFDNVELTNIYNTIYAGINRTNYVIQQAEKFSSTSTFNKQQIIAEARLLRAFHYMNLLGYWGGKPEGYGFPDGLGVPVRLTPTITPADATPIGRSSEQEVLSIINADIEFAIVNLPATRRGVFVGQPAANALKARLALRNRDYATAAAAAATVPVLTLPVDYESMYTAKNSSESIWEMNFDPTDANSLAFFYFPAANGGRTEVAFTTSLQQAHEAGDRRLTVNAAASPAGTTRKYTRPAGDDNVILIRYAEVLLTRAEALARIGGAANLTTAVGLLNQVRTRAGLAARVVTTQDALIADILRERRVELAHEGFRWFDLRRTGTALATVPSLAASNQAFRLLWPIPQREILNSNGLIQQNPGY is encoded by the coding sequence ATGAATACAACACCTTTGTTGCGGGCAGTTGCTTCTGCCGCTTTTCTACTTACTCTGGGCTTCGGCGTCTCTTCCTGCGAAGAGGTTGTGGATATCAAGCCGCTGAACAGTCTGGATGCAGACGCCGGCTTTCAGTCGCCGGAAGACGTGCAAGCCGGCCTAATTGGCGCCTACGATGCCTTGCAGAGCGTCAATTATTGGGGGCTACGCTACCAGCTATTTGCAGAAATGGGGGCCGATAATGTTCGTCACCGTGGTACGTTCCCCTCATTTGCCCAAATTTTCAATAATCAAATTCTGTTTGATAATGTTGAGCTGACTAACATCTATAATACCATTTACGCTGGTATTAACCGCACTAACTATGTTATTCAGCAAGCTGAAAAGTTTTCGTCCACCAGTACATTCAACAAGCAACAGATAATTGCGGAAGCTCGGCTTCTCCGGGCTTTCCACTACATGAACCTGCTGGGCTACTGGGGCGGAAAGCCGGAGGGCTACGGCTTCCCCGATGGCTTGGGCGTTCCGGTTCGACTTACGCCTACCATCACTCCCGCTGATGCAACGCCCATCGGCCGCAGCTCTGAGCAAGAGGTACTAAGCATTATCAACGCTGATATCGAGTTTGCCATTGTCAACCTGCCCGCTACCCGTCGGGGAGTATTTGTGGGTCAGCCAGCCGCTAATGCTCTAAAGGCCCGTCTGGCCTTACGCAACCGCGACTATGCTACAGCTGCCGCCGCCGCCGCCACGGTACCTGTGCTTACGTTGCCAGTCGATTACGAGTCGATGTACACGGCCAAAAACAGCTCGGAGTCGATCTGGGAAATGAACTTTGACCCAACCGACGCAAACTCACTGGCGTTCTTCTATTTCCCAGCGGCCAACGGCGGCCGCACGGAAGTGGCGTTTACTACTTCCTTACAACAGGCTCACGAAGCCGGTGATCGGCGGCTGACAGTTAATGCAGCTGCTTCGCCCGCGGGCACAACGCGTAAGTACACGCGCCCAGCCGGCGACGACAACGTTATCCTGATTCGTTACGCGGAAGTACTGCTAACACGTGCCGAGGCACTGGCTCGTATTGGCGGCGCAGCAAACCTAACTACGGCCGTTGGGCTACTCAATCAAGTCCGGACCCGGGCTGGCCTGGCAGCACGAGTTGTTACTACGCAGGATGCCTTAATTGCTGATATCCTGCGCGAACGGCGGGTAGAACTGGCGCACGAAGGCTTCCGCTGGTTCGACCTGCGCCGCACGGGTACGGCTCTTGCTACTGTTCCGAGCCTAGCTGCATCCAATCAGGCTTTCCGGTTGTTGTGGCCTATCCCGCAGCGAGAAATTCTGAACAGTAATGGGTTGATTCAACAAAACCCGGGTTATTAA
- a CDS encoding SusC/RagA family TonB-linked outer membrane protein: MKKNLLIGLSLAAISVVQVSAQTRTISGRVTDRTTGEGLPGVTVLVKGTTNGVSTNSDGTFSLTAPADATTLSFSSVGYIALERPIAEGAINVALAPDTKQLSEVVITGFGGSQERRTVTGAIASVKAQEVENLPVASVDQALQGRAAGVQISQNSGTPGSGISVRIRGAGSITAGSEPLYVVDGIPINTGSYSSVGVGNQQTNALADLNPNDIESFEVLKDAASTAPFGSRGANGVVIITTKRGRAQQTRVNFNYYTGFAETWRRVPGLTGQQQTELFLEMVQNRYPRNAQGQIIASNISALPWRSYADLAAFNFSEASTRNNGGVLEAVDNGDGIRDVSVFQNPSTAPSTNWQDEIFRRAPVSNYEISFAGGNEKTRFRMSGGFFDQKGIIIESGFKRLSGRFNLDHNVSTRVRTGFSIGVNRAYNNRIQNDNNINGVLSAAVLVASDIPIFRADGSYAKDPGASTENPLAAAREPLISAINSRIIGTQYTELEFIKNLTYRATFGLDYINFDDRTFFPTTTNTGRGVNGSAFAANTQDLNFNHISAFNYTKLFGEQHNVTAQAVVEYQQSRQRTISASATNFPGNSIRELTAGAQKTGASTTGTGYNLFGSFLRLNYSFADKYLIGGTIRRDISSRFGRKNRVGWFPGASIGWRVLEEGFLKDKTPMSELKLRASYGSNGNQDINNFAALSLISPGANYNGVAGLSPSQLGNDLLTWESSDMINVGLDLGFFDNRLLFIADAYRRDARELLLTQTLPSNSGFLGVLSNVGKLRNQGLELSLTTVNVRNAQEGGFEWNTNFNLTFNRNEVLRLAGPPQGAGFASWLEVGQPLGAFRGYRVEKIFQTQEEIDALDRAAQAQYGATARYQSAATRPGDIKFRDINGRDANGNLTGQPDGLITGDDQEILGSGQPDFFGGVNNTLRYKGFDLTVFVQYQYGNEVYNNTRAFSEGMNGVFGQSATVLNRWTPNNTNTDIPRAVLGDPNNNRRVSDRFIEDGSYVRLRNVRLGYSLPRALASRARLNNVSLYVQAQNLLTFTDYSGFDPEVNTFSGSNISLGTDFLTFPQARSYTVGVNFGF; this comes from the coding sequence ATGAAAAAAAACTTACTAATCGGGCTATCCTTGGCTGCAATAAGTGTGGTCCAGGTTTCTGCCCAAACTCGTACCATCTCTGGGCGGGTTACTGACCGCACCACAGGTGAAGGGTTGCCAGGAGTCACAGTACTGGTTAAAGGCACAACCAATGGGGTTTCGACTAACTCAGATGGAACCTTCTCACTTACTGCACCGGCTGATGCCACCACGCTCTCGTTTAGCTCGGTTGGCTACATAGCACTGGAGCGGCCTATTGCCGAGGGCGCCATCAACGTGGCTTTGGCCCCAGACACCAAGCAACTCAGCGAGGTAGTTATCACGGGTTTCGGTGGTTCTCAAGAGCGGCGAACAGTTACAGGGGCTATTGCATCAGTAAAAGCGCAGGAAGTAGAGAACCTGCCTGTTGCCAGCGTCGATCAGGCGCTGCAGGGCCGAGCTGCCGGGGTGCAGATTTCGCAAAACTCCGGTACTCCTGGCTCGGGCATTTCCGTGCGAATACGCGGTGCTGGTTCCATCACAGCAGGTAGCGAACCGCTTTACGTGGTGGACGGTATTCCTATTAACACAGGTAGCTATTCCAGCGTGGGCGTTGGCAACCAACAAACAAATGCGCTGGCTGACTTGAACCCGAACGACATTGAATCATTCGAGGTATTAAAAGATGCTGCTTCCACGGCTCCGTTCGGTTCGCGTGGGGCCAACGGCGTAGTAATCATTACCACCAAGCGTGGCCGGGCGCAACAAACACGCGTCAACTTCAATTACTACACTGGCTTTGCCGAAACCTGGCGCCGTGTGCCTGGTCTGACTGGCCAGCAGCAGACGGAACTGTTCCTGGAAATGGTGCAGAACCGTTACCCACGCAACGCGCAAGGACAGATTATTGCCTCCAACATCAGTGCTCTGCCGTGGCGGAGCTACGCGGACTTAGCTGCGTTTAACTTCAGTGAAGCGAGTACCCGCAACAATGGTGGTGTGCTGGAAGCCGTCGACAACGGTGACGGTATCCGCGACGTGTCCGTATTCCAGAATCCTAGTACTGCACCGAGCACCAACTGGCAAGATGAGATTTTCCGTCGTGCTCCGGTCAGCAACTACGAGATATCATTTGCGGGTGGAAACGAAAAAACCCGATTTCGTATGTCGGGTGGCTTCTTTGATCAGAAAGGCATCATCATTGAGTCGGGCTTCAAGCGGTTAAGTGGCCGTTTTAACCTAGACCACAATGTCAGCACCCGTGTCCGGACGGGCTTCAGCATCGGGGTTAACCGGGCTTACAACAACCGCATTCAAAACGACAATAATATCAATGGAGTATTAAGTGCAGCCGTACTGGTGGCCAGTGATATTCCAATCTTCCGAGCCGACGGTAGCTACGCTAAGGACCCTGGCGCCTCCACCGAGAACCCCCTGGCTGCAGCCCGAGAACCCCTCATCAGTGCTATAAACTCGCGCATTATTGGCACCCAGTATACGGAACTAGAGTTCATCAAGAACTTAACTTACCGGGCTACCTTCGGCCTCGACTATATCAATTTTGATGACCGCACGTTTTTCCCGACGACGACAAATACTGGTCGGGGCGTAAACGGCTCAGCCTTCGCGGCGAATACCCAGGACCTAAACTTCAACCACATTAGCGCCTTTAATTACACCAAACTATTCGGGGAGCAGCACAACGTCACGGCGCAGGCAGTAGTTGAATATCAGCAAAGCCGCCAACGAACCATTTCGGCATCAGCAACCAACTTCCCTGGTAATAGTATTCGGGAGTTGACAGCCGGCGCCCAGAAAACCGGAGCCAGCACTACTGGCACTGGCTATAACCTGTTTGGTTCATTCCTGCGGCTCAACTATTCGTTTGCGGATAAGTACTTGATTGGCGGTACTATTCGCCGGGACATCTCGTCTCGTTTCGGCCGCAAAAACCGGGTAGGCTGGTTCCCAGGAGCTTCCATTGGGTGGCGGGTGCTCGAAGAAGGCTTCCTGAAGGATAAGACGCCGATGAGCGAGCTGAAGCTGCGTGCCAGCTATGGTTCCAACGGAAACCAGGACATTAATAACTTTGCTGCGCTGAGCCTGATTAGCCCCGGTGCCAACTACAACGGTGTGGCCGGTCTGTCACCCTCTCAATTGGGTAATGACCTGTTGACCTGGGAAAGCTCAGACATGATAAACGTTGGTCTTGACCTGGGTTTCTTCGACAACCGCTTACTGTTTATCGCTGACGCCTATCGCCGGGACGCCAGGGAGTTGCTACTCACCCAAACTCTGCCCAGCAACTCCGGCTTTTTGGGCGTGCTGAGTAACGTTGGCAAGCTGCGTAATCAGGGTTTGGAGCTTAGCCTGACCACGGTAAACGTGCGCAACGCCCAGGAAGGAGGGTTTGAGTGGAATACCAACTTCAACCTTACGTTCAACCGGAACGAGGTACTGCGATTGGCTGGTCCACCGCAGGGCGCTGGTTTTGCCAGCTGGCTGGAAGTAGGCCAGCCGCTCGGAGCCTTCCGTGGCTACCGGGTAGAGAAAATCTTCCAGACTCAGGAGGAAATTGACGCGCTGGACCGGGCCGCCCAGGCTCAGTATGGGGCCACAGCCCGTTACCAGAGTGCCGCTACCCGGCCAGGGGACATTAAGTTCCGGGATATAAATGGCAGAGACGCTAACGGCAACCTAACCGGACAGCCGGACGGTCTCATTACGGGTGACGACCAGGAGATTCTGGGCAGCGGGCAGCCCGATTTCTTTGGCGGCGTAAACAACACGCTGCGCTACAAAGGCTTCGACCTGACAGTGTTTGTGCAGTACCAGTACGGCAACGAGGTGTATAACAACACGCGCGCCTTCTCTGAAGGCATGAACGGGGTGTTTGGACAGAGTGCTACAGTGCTAAACCGCTGGACACCGAACAATACTAACACCGACATTCCGCGAGCAGTGCTGGGTGACCCCAATAACAACCGCCGAGTATCTGACCGGTTTATTGAGGATGGCTCGTACGTACGCCTGCGCAATGTGCGCCTGGGTTACTCACTGCCCCGCGCCCTAGCTTCCCGGGCGCGCCTGAATAACGTGAGCCTGTACGTGCAGGCTCAGAACCTACTAACGTTCACGGACTACTCCGGCTTTGACCCTGAAGTAAACACGTTCAGTGGCAGCAACATCTCGTTGGGCACCGATTTCCTGACGTTCCCGCAAGCCCGTTCTTACACGGTTGGCGTAAACTTTGGTTTCTAA
- a CDS encoding SusD/RagB family nutrient-binding outer membrane lipoprotein: MRFPRFTKYLALTASLGLLGSCDDFLNVNQSPNSVLNPQPTNILVSAETQLSFLMGSDIHRYSSLFVQQFAGQGGLGTQTVEFDRYNITATDINNLWRTNLYGGALADAQKLITQTESTSPAYSGIGKIMQGFLFAIAADAFGDVPLEDALKFEENVKPRYQSSEAVYAGALALLDAGIADLGKNSTLKPGADDLIYNGDLDKWIRFANTVKLRLFIHHYPKLSSQATTRINALLSSNALLMRNVGDNFQMRFEATSGRQNPIDQFENRRQSTFFPSTTLVNLMNSTNDPRRPTYFTLAPSSTQYIGVQNGTGVVQAVNFSRMNTYLRGALTGTAYAGDAPIRMFTYAEYQFILAEHNLRTGNAPVARTFFENGIRASMEMAGVAAADVTTYVTARSAAFAAATAQADALRLIIEEKFVANYGVAMEPWSDWRRTGFPALSLASNAVLARIPRILPYSDLERVTNPENTPARTPADLITPKVFWDPGQ, from the coding sequence ATGCGATTCCCTCGCTTCACTAAATACCTGGCTCTAACAGCTTCGTTGGGACTGCTGGGCTCCTGCGACGATTTCCTGAACGTCAATCAGAGTCCTAACTCGGTGCTGAACCCGCAGCCTACCAACATCCTGGTATCGGCTGAGACGCAGCTGTCCTTTTTGATGGGTTCCGACATCCACCGTTACAGCTCACTGTTCGTTCAGCAGTTTGCCGGCCAGGGCGGGTTAGGTACCCAGACGGTCGAGTTTGACCGCTACAACATCACAGCCACAGACATAAACAACCTGTGGCGCACCAACTTGTACGGCGGCGCTCTGGCTGACGCCCAGAAGCTTATCACGCAGACCGAAAGCACCAGCCCCGCGTACTCAGGCATCGGCAAAATCATGCAGGGCTTTTTATTCGCTATTGCAGCCGATGCCTTTGGCGACGTGCCCCTGGAAGATGCGCTTAAGTTCGAGGAAAATGTGAAACCCCGCTACCAGTCATCGGAGGCGGTGTATGCAGGGGCTCTGGCTTTGCTAGATGCCGGTATTGCTGACTTAGGTAAGAATTCTACCCTTAAACCTGGTGCGGATGACCTTATCTACAATGGAGACCTCGACAAGTGGATCCGGTTTGCCAACACGGTTAAGCTTCGCCTGTTCATCCACCACTATCCTAAGCTGAGCAGTCAGGCTACTACGCGTATCAACGCGCTGCTGTCCAGCAATGCGTTGCTTATGCGGAACGTGGGTGATAACTTCCAGATGCGGTTTGAAGCCACTTCAGGCCGCCAGAACCCCATCGACCAGTTTGAGAACCGTCGTCAGAGCACGTTTTTCCCCAGCACGACGCTGGTGAACTTAATGAACTCGACAAACGATCCACGCCGGCCGACTTATTTCACCTTAGCTCCTAGCTCCACTCAGTATATCGGTGTGCAAAATGGAACGGGTGTGGTTCAGGCCGTGAATTTTTCGCGCATGAACACGTATTTGCGCGGTGCGCTGACCGGCACTGCGTATGCGGGCGATGCGCCAATACGCATGTTCACGTACGCTGAATATCAGTTCATTTTAGCTGAGCACAATCTGCGGACTGGTAATGCGCCCGTAGCTCGCACTTTCTTTGAAAATGGAATTCGTGCTTCTATGGAAATGGCTGGTGTAGCAGCGGCTGATGTTACAACCTATGTAACAGCCCGCTCAGCCGCCTTTGCTGCTGCTACTGCCCAAGCCGACGCGCTTCGCCTGATCATTGAGGAGAAATTTGTTGCCAACTACGGAGTAGCTATGGAGCCTTGGTCTGACTGGCGCCGCACAGGCTTCCCAGCCCTTTCACTGGCTTCAAACGCGGTGCTAGCCCGGATTCCACGCATTCTCCCGTACTCGGACCTCGAGCGTGTTACCAATCCGGAGAACACGCCTGCCCGCACCCCTGCCGACCTGATTACGCCGAAAGTATTCTGGGATCCAGGTCAATAA